In Aegilops tauschii subsp. strangulata cultivar AL8/78 chromosome 3, Aet v6.0, whole genome shotgun sequence, one genomic interval encodes:
- the LOC109762359 gene encoding ubiquitin-conjugating enzyme E2-17 kDa has product MASKRILKELKDLQKDPPTSCSAGPSGEDMFHWQATIMGPPDSPYAGGVFLVNIHFPPDYPFKPPKVSFKTKVFHPNINSNGSICLDILKEQWSPALTISKVLLSICSLLTDPNPDDPLVPEIAHMYKTDRSKYETTARSWTQKYAMG; this is encoded by the exons ATGGCTTCAAAACGTATCCTGAAGGAACTGAAGGACTTGCAGAAAGATCCTCCGACATCATGCAGTGCAG GTCCTTCTGGTGAGGATATGTTCCATTGGCAGGCAACCATTATGGGTCCTCCTGATAGTCCCTATGCTGGAGGTGTTTTCTTAGTGAATATCCATTTCCCCCCGGACTACCCCTTCAAGCCGCCGAAG GTATCGTTCAAGACAAAGGTCTTCCATCCGAACATCAATAGCAATGGAAGCATATGCCTTGACATTCTGAAGGAGCAATGGAGTCCTGCTTTGACAATCTCTAAG GTTCTGCTTTCAATCTGCTCGCTGCTTACCGACCCTAACCCGGACGACCCTCTCGTCCCCGAGATTGCCCACATGTACAAGACGGATCGGTCCAAGTATGAGACGACAGCCCGCAGCTGGACGCAGAAGTATGCCATGGGATGA